In one Methylobacterium sp. SyP6R genomic region, the following are encoded:
- a CDS encoding ATP-binding protein has translation MTTKAAQLRQASQLRQAAEDAFAEEIAALRQADDRPRPPNWQMSPQAVVTYLLGGKLASGFAVTPKYIGDRRLMEVAVATLATDRALLLLGVPGTAKSWVSEHLAAAICGTSRLIVQGTAGTSEEAIRYGWNYALLLAKGPSREAVVGSPIMRAMNEGRIARVEELTRIPSETQDSFITILSEKTLPIPELNEEVPAQKGFNLIATANNRDRGVNELSSALKRRFNTVVLPPPATIEAEIAIVETRVASLGRAFEIPAEPPGADQIRRVVTIFRELREGVTVDGKSKVKQPSGTLSTAEAISVVGSGLALAAHFGDGRLSAHDLVSGISGAVVKDPVQDAIVWREYLETVVKEREGWKDFYKAARASA, from the coding sequence ATGACGACCAAAGCTGCCCAGCTTCGCCAAGCCTCCCAGCTTCGCCAGGCCGCCGAGGACGCCTTCGCCGAGGAGATCGCCGCCCTGCGGCAGGCCGACGACCGGCCGCGCCCGCCGAACTGGCAGATGTCGCCGCAAGCGGTCGTCACCTACCTGCTCGGCGGCAAGCTCGCCTCCGGCTTCGCGGTCACGCCGAAATACATCGGCGACCGGCGCCTGATGGAGGTGGCGGTGGCGACGCTCGCCACCGACCGGGCGCTGCTGCTCCTCGGCGTGCCCGGCACGGCCAAGAGCTGGGTCAGCGAGCACCTGGCGGCTGCCATCTGCGGCACCTCGCGGCTGATCGTCCAGGGCACCGCCGGCACCAGCGAGGAGGCGATCCGCTACGGCTGGAACTACGCGCTGCTGCTCGCCAAGGGGCCGAGCCGCGAGGCGGTGGTCGGCTCGCCGATCATGCGGGCGATGAACGAGGGCCGGATCGCCCGGGTCGAGGAGCTGACCCGCATCCCGTCGGAGACGCAGGACAGCTTCATCACCATCCTGTCGGAAAAAACCTTGCCGATCCCCGAGCTGAACGAGGAGGTGCCGGCGCAGAAGGGCTTCAACCTCATCGCGACGGCGAACAACCGCGACCGCGGCGTCAACGAATTGTCGAGCGCGCTGAAGCGCCGCTTCAACACCGTGGTGCTACCGCCCCCGGCGACGATCGAGGCGGAGATCGCCATCGTCGAGACCCGGGTGGCGTCGCTCGGGCGCGCCTTCGAGATCCCGGCCGAGCCGCCGGGCGCCGACCAGATCCGCCGCGTCGTCACGATCTTTCGAGAGTTGCGCGAGGGCGTGACGGTGGACGGCAAGAGCAAGGTCAAGCAGCCCTCCGGCACGCTCTCGACCGCGGAAGCCATCAGCGTCGTCGGCAGCGGGCTGGCGCTCGCCGCGCATTTCGGCGACGGTCGCCTCTCGGCGCACGACCTCGTCTCCGGCATCTCCGGCGCGGTGGTGAAGGACCCGGTCCAGGACGCGATCGTCTGGCGCGAATATCTCGAGACCGTGGTCAAGGAGCGCGAGGGCTGGAAGGATTTTTACAAGGCCGCCCGCGCCAGCGCGTGA
- a CDS encoding DUF5691 domain-containing protein has translation MTDTTDLVADGWEPILAAALLGAERAPPGLPGSLAELVTEPDSGNALLARLALHGIHHLAGLDLAPEAMEPVETRETAGPECPPAAAIRLYALLTGGHAARERLREWFDLAAAAQVRPPAWLHQALMLQAGNLPETAGAVVGHELAWLAEACGENRDGPAAEAPADWTEGRLAERRAAFLGFRARDPEGARTALEAVFRKEKADAREALVGALWTGLSPDDAPFLETCLDDRAGGVREAAQRLLPRLPRSLYASRMAVRATAALVIESKTRLLRSATHELVVTLPTESPTLARDGVTPNPWEQRGGGTRAGLLRDILARAPLHAFASHPPRRWLELALRSEWADPIVQGLFSAVAREGDPTWTTDFADLLAEAYEGKLSGIRRTNELLARWVQALDMLPAPEWEARVTELIRARKIEVVLAMLGKGPDAFSERFSAALIDWLAFVLRGSEALRRDLAKPYVIARLGERLWPGEDIAATAGALAARLPEDEGHDRLRQQVASLTETLDVRVAIRREFQQ, from the coding sequence ATGACCGACACGACCGACCTCGTCGCGGACGGCTGGGAGCCGATCCTGGCCGCCGCCCTCCTCGGCGCCGAGCGCGCGCCGCCTGGCCTGCCCGGTTCCCTGGCGGAGCTGGTGACGGAACCCGATTCCGGCAACGCCCTGCTGGCGCGGCTGGCGCTCCACGGCATCCACCATCTCGCCGGGCTCGACCTCGCGCCCGAGGCGATGGAGCCGGTGGAAACCCGCGAGACGGCCGGTCCCGAATGCCCACCGGCCGCCGCGATACGCCTTTACGCTCTCCTTACCGGCGGCCACGCCGCGCGTGAGCGCCTGCGCGAGTGGTTCGACCTCGCGGCGGCCGCGCAGGTGCGCCCGCCCGCCTGGCTGCACCAGGCCCTGATGCTCCAGGCGGGCAACCTGCCGGAGACGGCCGGCGCCGTCGTCGGCCACGAACTCGCCTGGCTCGCGGAAGCCTGCGGCGAGAATCGGGATGGTCCGGCGGCCGAAGCGCCGGCCGACTGGACCGAGGGCAGACTCGCGGAACGCCGCGCCGCCTTCTTGGGCTTTCGCGCCCGCGATCCGGAAGGAGCGCGGACGGCCTTGGAGGCGGTCTTCCGCAAGGAGAAGGCCGATGCCCGCGAGGCCCTGGTCGGCGCCCTATGGACCGGGCTTTCCCCGGACGACGCGCCGTTCCTCGAAACCTGCCTCGACGACCGGGCCGGGGGCGTGCGCGAGGCCGCGCAGCGTCTGCTGCCGCGGCTACCCCGCTCGCTCTACGCCTCGCGCATGGCGGTGCGGGCGACCGCCGCGCTCGTCATCGAGAGCAAGACCCGCCTTCTTCGGAGCGCGACGCACGAGCTGGTGGTCACCCTGCCGACGGAATCCCCCACGCTCGCCCGCGACGGCGTCACGCCCAACCCCTGGGAGCAGCGCGGCGGCGGCACACGGGCGGGCCTGCTGCGGGACATCCTGGCGCGCGCGCCGCTCCACGCCTTCGCGAGCCATCCACCGCGGCGCTGGCTCGAACTGGCCCTGCGCAGCGAATGGGCCGATCCGATCGTCCAGGGGCTGTTCTCGGCGGTGGCGCGCGAGGGCGATCCTACCTGGACGACGGACTTCGCCGACCTCCTGGCGGAGGCCTACGAGGGCAAGCTCTCCGGCATCCGGCGCACCAACGAACTCCTCGCCCGGTGGGTGCAGGCCCTCGACATGCTGCCTGCCCCCGAATGGGAGGCGCGGGTGACCGAGCTGATCCGCGCCCGCAAGATCGAGGTGGTGCTGGCGATGCTGGGGAAGGGCCCGGACGCCTTCTCCGAGCGGTTCAGCGCCGCCTTGATCGACTGGCTCGCCTTCGTCCTCCGCGGCTCCGAGGCCCTGCGGCGCGACCTCGCCAAGCCTTACGTGATCGCCCGCCTCGGCGAGCGGCTGTGGCCGGGCGAGGACATCGCGGCGACGGCCGGCGCCCTCGCCGCGCGGCTGCCGGAGGACGAGGGGCACGACCGCCTGCGCCAGCAGGTCGCCAGCCTGACCGAGACGCTGGATGTGCGCGTCGCGATCCGGCGCGAATTCCAACAGTGA
- a CDS encoding SWIM zinc finger family protein, producing MSLTTAQILDLAPDPASRKAGQDQAKPAKWSGLGRAGSVIWGEIKGSGASPYRTVADLAGPTSKCTCPSRKFPCKHGLGLMLVDAAGPLGEAEPPDWVAAWIKGRESRAAAAETRASEPAKPVDEKAQVRRRQAREEKVAGALDELDLWLRDLMRRGLAAARAEPYAFWDRMAGRLVDGQAPGLARRVRALPGLVAAAPQAGAARPEAALGLALGRIALLVRAARRLDALTPDQAAGLRAALGYPVTAEEMAARSDQADDWAVLAHAIEEEDRLTARSVWLVGRRTGAVAQVLDYGTAGSPLPPAPAAGQDFSGSLAFQPGDPPLRAVFRDGRAGPAAAPGLPGGGSVAAARDAFAEVLARAPWIERWPARLAGVRLGRLPASGGAVAFAAGDATGCLPLRADPRLPSLLAVAGGRPVDLFGLHDGHGLSPLALATGGRLYAMPAQASQAVLLQVA from the coding sequence ATGAGCCTGACGACTGCGCAGATCCTCGACCTCGCTCCCGATCCCGCGAGCCGCAAGGCCGGGCAGGACCAGGCCAAGCCCGCGAAATGGAGCGGCCTCGGCCGGGCCGGATCGGTGATCTGGGGCGAGATCAAAGGCAGCGGCGCCAGCCCCTACCGCACCGTCGCGGACCTCGCCGGGCCGACCTCGAAATGCACCTGCCCGAGCCGGAAGTTCCCCTGCAAGCACGGCCTCGGCCTGATGCTGGTCGATGCCGCCGGGCCCCTCGGGGAAGCCGAGCCGCCGGACTGGGTCGCGGCCTGGATCAAGGGCCGCGAGAGCCGCGCCGCCGCGGCCGAAACCCGCGCGAGCGAGCCGGCCAAGCCCGTCGACGAGAAGGCGCAAGTCCGGCGCCGCCAGGCCCGCGAGGAGAAGGTCGCGGGTGCCCTCGACGAACTGGATCTCTGGCTGCGCGACCTGATGCGCCGCGGCCTGGCCGCTGCCCGCGCCGAGCCCTACGCCTTCTGGGACCGCATGGCCGGGCGCCTCGTCGACGGCCAGGCCCCCGGCCTCGCCCGCCGGGTGCGCGCCCTGCCGGGGCTGGTCGCGGCGGCGCCGCAAGCCGGCGCGGCCCGGCCGGAGGCGGCCCTGGGCCTGGCGCTGGGGCGCATCGCCCTCCTGGTGCGCGCCGCGCGCCGGCTCGATGCGCTTACGCCGGACCAGGCGGCGGGGTTGCGGGCGGCTTTGGGCTACCCCGTCACCGCCGAGGAGATGGCGGCCCGTTCCGACCAGGCCGACGACTGGGCGGTGCTGGCCCACGCGATCGAGGAGGAGGACCGGCTCACCGCCCGCTCGGTCTGGCTCGTCGGCCGCCGCACCGGCGCCGTGGCGCAGGTGCTCGATTACGGCACCGCCGGCTCGCCCCTGCCCCCGGCCCCCGCCGCCGGCCAGGATTTTTCAGGGAGCCTCGCCTTCCAGCCCGGCGACCCGCCCCTGCGCGCGGTGTTTCGCGACGGCCGCGCCGGCCCGGCGGCGGCGCCCGGCCTGCCCGGCGGCGGCAGCGTCGCGGCGGCACGGGACGCCTTCGCGGAGGTGCTGGCCCGCGCGCCCTGGATCGAACGCTGGCCGGCACGGCTCGCCGGAGTGCGGCTCGGCCGGCTGCCGGCTTCGGGCGGTGCGGTCGCCTTCGCGGCCGGAGACGCAACCGGCTGCCTGCCCCTGCGGGCCGATCCGCGCCTGCCGAGCCTGCTCGCGGTCGCGGGCGGGCGCCCGGTCGACCTGTTCGGCCTGCATGACGGCCACGGCCTGAGCCCGCTGGCGCTCGCCACCGGAGGCCGCCTCTACGCGATGCCCGCGCAGGCCTCGCAGGCCGTGCTGCTGCAAGTGGCCTGA
- a CDS encoding CsbD family protein, with product MVDTDRITGAARELGGKAQAALGDLAGDRRAQVEGRFREAQGQAENLAGQARAGLRDAADTAIDYAEDAYERGRHAARHGARTVTHAVEETPLVALLLAGAVGYGLALLVHGRR from the coding sequence ATGGTCGACACCGATCGCATCACCGGCGCGGCGCGCGAGCTCGGCGGCAAGGCGCAGGCCGCCCTCGGGGACCTGGCGGGCGACCGCCGCGCGCAGGTCGAGGGCCGGTTCCGCGAGGCGCAAGGCCAGGCCGAGAACCTGGCCGGCCAGGCCCGCGCCGGCCTGCGGGACGCCGCCGATACCGCCATCGACTATGCCGAGGACGCCTACGAGCGCGGGCGCCACGCGGCGCGGCACGGCGCCCGCACGGTGACCCACGCCGTCGAGGAGACCCCGCTCGTCGCCCTGCTGCTCGCCGGGGCCGTGGGCTACGGCCTCGCGCTCCTGGTGCACGGACGCCGTTAG